A single genomic interval of Prunus dulcis chromosome 5, ALMONDv2, whole genome shotgun sequence harbors:
- the LOC117629207 gene encoding AT-hook motif nuclear-localized protein 27-like translates to MAGYNESLSTTSAPTASRYVHQLFHPDLHLQVHQQQQLHHHHQQQQSDDSHHQDDQDHNNNKIIESSDTAATSSGGGGDGGGGSGSGGPTRRPRGRPAGSKNKPKPPIIVTRDTPNALRSHVLEISAGADIMESVSIYARRRGRGVCVLNGSGTVANVTLRQPAGSVVTLHGRFEILSLSGTVLPPPAPPGAGGLSIFLAGVQGQVVGGCVVGPLLASGPVVLMAASFGNAVFERLPLDDPEDGTPTGGNGGGGGLQVQQPTASQSSGVTGGLGEGTGGNSGGGAGLFNLGGNMAANYPFSGPDLFGWGAGSTPRPPF, encoded by the coding sequence ATGGCGGGCTACAATGAGTCATTGTCTACAACCTCAGCCCCAACTGCTTCTCGCTACGTCCACCAGCTCTTCCACCCTGACCTCCACCTCCAAGtccatcaacaacaacaactacaccaccatcatcaacaacaacagTCCGATGATTCCCACCACCAAGACGACCAAGATCACAACAATAACAAGATAATCGAATCCTCCGACACCGCCGCCACCAGTTCCGGCGGCGGAGGCGACGGAGGTGGTGGAAGTGGAAGTGGGGGTCCCACACGCCGCCCCAGAGGCCGCCCTGCAGGCTCCAAGAACAAACCCAAGCCCCCAATCATCGTCACGCGCGACACCCCCAACGCCCTCCGCTCGCACGTGCTGGAAATCTCCGCTGGCGCAGACATCATGGAAAGCGTCTCCATCTACGCCAGGCGGAGGGGGAGAGGCGTGTGCGTGCTGAACGGCAGCGGCACCGTCGCCAATGTCACGCTTCGTCAGCCTGCGGGGAGCGTGGTCACTCTTCACGGACGCTTCGAGATACTTTCGCTGTCCGGGACGGTGCTTCCTCCTCCGGCTCCTCCAGGTGCGGGGGGACTGTCCATATTCTTGGCGGGCGTGCAGGGACAAGTCGTTGGGGGTTGCGTGGTGGGCCCGCTGTTGGCTTCCGGTCCAGTGGTTTTGATGGCTGCTTCGTTTGGAAATGCTGTGTTTGAGAGATTGCCATTGGATGATCCGGAAGATGGTACTCCTACTGGTGGTAATGGTGGCGGTGGAGGCTTGCAAGTGCAACAACCTACGGCTTCGCAATCTTCGGGGGTGACTGGCGGCCTTGGTGAAGGTACTGGGGGAAATAGCGGCGGCGGTGCTGGCCTTTTCAATCTGGGAGGGAATATGGCTGCTAACTATCCGTTTTCGGGTCCTGATTTGTTCGGGTGGGGTGCGGGAAGTACTCCGCGGCCTCCGTTTTAG
- the LOC117629206 gene encoding cinnamoyl-CoA reductase 2-like, whose amino-acid sequence MAVEKGRYCVTGAGGFVASWVVKLLLSKDCTVHGTVRDPSNDKYAHLKKLDKASENLQLFKADLLDYESLRAGILGCDGVFHVASPVPSSTVPNPEVEVVEPAVKGTLNVLKACLEAKVKRVVFVSSVAAVIMNPRWSEGQLLDETCWSDKEYCRKTENWYSLSKTSAEWEALEFARRNGLDLVTVCPTLILGPILQSTVNASTLVLIKLLKEGYESLENKVRMIVDVRDVAQAVLVAYAKPEAEGRYICTGHHIKARDLVEELRSIYPDYNYPNNFMEVEEQQRLSYEKLQRLGWSARPLNETLVDSVESYKEAGLLD is encoded by the exons atggcgGTTGAGAAAGGAAGGTACTGTGTAACAGGGGCTGGCGGGTTCGTTGCGTCGTGGGTCGTTAAGCTTCTGCTTTCCAAGGATTGTACTGTCCACGGCACCGTTAGAGACCCCA GCAATGACAAGTACGCCCACTTGAAAAAACTTGACAAGGCATCTGAGAACCTTCAACTATTCAAAGCTGACTTATTGGACTATGAGTCCCTTCGTGCAGGGATTCTAGGATGCGACGGAGTGTTTCATGTTGCTAGTCCAGTCCCCTCCAGCACTGTGCCAAATCCTGAG GTAGAAGTCGTTGAACCTGCCGTGAAGGGAACACTTAATGTACTTAAAGCATGCCTTGAAGCAAAAGTCAAACGAGTTGTTTTTGTGTCCTCTGTTGCTGCTGTGATCATGAATCCTAGGTGGTCTGAAGGTCAATTGTTGGATGAAACTTGTTGGTCGGATAAGGAATACTGCAGAAAAACTGAG AATTGGTATAGTCTTTCAAAAACTTCAGCAGAATGGGAGGCTCTGGAGTTTGCGagaagaaatgggcttgactTGGTAACTGTCTGTCCTACACTTATTTTGGGGCCAATTCTGCAGTCCACTGTAAATGCAAGTACCTTGGTCCTCATCAAGCTTTTGAAAG AAGGGTATGAGTCATTGGAAAACAAGGTCCGAATGATAGTTGATGTGCGGGATGTAGCTCAAGCAGTCCTTGTGGCGTATGCGAAGCCCGAGGCTGAAGGAAGATACATATGCACCGGCCACCATATCAAGGCAAGAGATCTCGTGGAGGAGCTGAGGAGCATTTATCCTGACTACAATTATCCTAACAA CTTTATGGAAGTAGAAGAACAACAGCGGTTGAGCTATGAGAAACTGCAGAGGTTGGGTTGGAGTGCCCGACCATTGAATGAGACGCTAGTTGACTCTGTTGAAAGCTACAAAGAGGCTGGACTTTTAGATTGA
- the LOC117629205 gene encoding cinnamoyl-CoA reductase 2-like: MAGEKEKVCVTGAGGFAASWVVNLLLSKDYVVHGTVRQPGDSKYAHLNKLEKASENLKLFKADLLDYDSLRAAVEGCSGVFHVASPVPAAHSVADPEEFLEPAVTGTLNVLKACVEAKVKRVVVVSSIAAVVMNPDWPKSQVKDETCWSVPEYIKTTKKWYYLSKTEAERQALEFGKRNGIEVVTVCPSVILGPILQSNLNSSSLLLVGTVKGGVESLGYNYWTFVDARDFAEALLLAYNKSEAGERYLCTSHAIGAEEVVEKYLRPAYPNYSYPKILTHTEEEKEYLSSEKLQRLGWTFRPVEETLIDSIESYRKAGIVD; the protein is encoded by the exons ATGGCGGgtgagaaagaaaaggtaTGCGTGACTGGGGCTGGAGGATTTGCCGCCTCTTGGGTCGTTAACCTTCTTCTCTCAAAGGACTATGTTGTTCATGGAACAGTCAGACAGCCAG GGGACAGCAAGTATGCTCACTTGAACAAGCTTGAGAAAGCATCAGAGAACTTGAAACTGTTCAAGGCAGATCTGTTGGACTACGACTCTCTGCGTGCGGCTGTTGAAGGATGCAGTGGAGTCTTCCATGTTGCCAGTCCTGTACCAGCTGCTCATAGTGTTGCAGATCCTGAG GAGTTTCTTGAACCAGCTGTAACGGGAACGCTTAATGTACTCAAGGCTTGCGTCGAAGCCAAAGTGAAGAGAGTTGTTGTTGTGTCCTCCATAGCCGCTGTTGTTATGAACCCTGACTGGCCTAAGAGTCAAGTCAAGGACGAAACCTGTTGGTCTGTTCCTGAATATATTAAAACGACCAAG AAATGGTACTATCTTTCAAAAACAGAAGCAGAAAGACAGGCTTTGGagtttggaaaaagaaatggaattGAGGTCGTAACTGTTTGTCCTTCTGTCATTTTGGGGCCAATTTTGCAATCCAATTTGAATTCCAGTAGCCTTCTGCTTGTTGGGACTGTAAAAG GTGGGGTTGAGTCATTGGGATACAATTACTGGACGTTCGTGGATGCTCGTGATTTCGCTGAAGCACTGCTTCTTGCATACAACAAGTCTGAGGCCGGAGAGAGATATTTATGCACATCGCACGCTATCGGTGCAGAGGAGGTGGTGGAGAAGTACTTGAGGCCTGCATATCCTAACTACAGCTATCCCAAGAT CCTTACCCacacagaggaagaaaaagagtacCTCAGTTCGGAAAAATTGCAGAGGTTGGGTTGGACTTTCCGGCCTGTGGAGGAAACTCTCATTGATTCCATTGAAAGCTACCGGAAGGCTGGAATTGTGGACTAG